Part of the Candidatus Eisenbacteria bacterium genome, CTGGACGCGCGATCACGGCCGGGGACGCCAGCGCGGCTGATCTGCTAGACTCTACCGGTGCGACGTCTCGAGCACCGGCCCGCACCGCTCAGTCCGGTCCTCCTCCTCACGCTCATCGCCGCCGCCGTCTGCGCGGCCTCTCCCCCGGTTCCCGGCAAGAAGGGACCCCAGGCGCCCCATGTCGTCCGGTCCAGCCGGTTGGAGCCCGAGGCGCCGCCGCCGTTCCGGCGCGCCGCGCGAGCGCCGTCGCTCGGCGCCGCGACCTTCCAGGTCCTCGCGATTCGGGTCGCCTTCAGTGACACGCCGATCGAGTCCTCGACCACGTACTACGAGCGCCAGCTCCTCTTCATGGGCCAGTACTGGAACCAGGTCTCCGACGGGCAGGTGGTGCTCCAGTCCACGCTCCACGACTCGGTCTTCACCCTGCCCCGGCCCATGGCCTACTACGGAGACGACGCCCTCTTCCAGGAGCGGGTCGTTCACCTCGTTCGCGACGCCGTCCAGGCGGCCGATCCGACGGTGGACTTCAGGCCGGTGCAGAGCCTGATCCTCTTCCACGCGGGCGCCGGGCAGGAAGCGGACATCTTCGACGACAGCCGCGGGCAGATCTGGTCCGCGTTCGTGACCCCCGACGACTTCGAAGCCATTCTCCCCGACACGAGCGGGCTCGGCCGCATCGGCATCGCGACCAACGACACGATCTCCCCGGGCGTCGTGCGCATGATCGCGGAGGCGGTCGAGGTGCCCGAGCGCGAGAGCCAGGACACGTTCTCGTTCGGGCTCCAGGGAGTGCTCGTGCACGAGTTCGGCCACCAGCTCGGCCGGCTCCAGGGCCAGATCTCGATGCCCGACCTCTACGACACGGACGGCGACGAGGGCGGATCCTCGCAAGGAGTCGGGGCCTGGTGCATCATGGGAGGCGGCGTGTGGAACGCGAACGGCTTCGTTCCTTCGGGACCGAGCGCATGGACGAAGCTCTGGCTCGGGTTCCTCGCGCCTCAGCGCATCGTCGCGGACGGACCCTACAGCGTGTCCCGTCTCTCGGGCGCGGTCTCGGCCGCCCCGCGCGCGCTCCAGATCCCGATCACGCAGTCCGAGTACTTCCTGATCGAGAACCGGGATCACGATCCCGACCGGAACGGAACGTTCTCCTTCGACGACGTGGACGGCGACGGCTGCTTCGACTACTACCAGGACTCCTTCGCCGGCGCCGAGTACGACTTCTTCCTTCCCGCGCATCTCACGCCTCCCGATCCCGACTCGTGCGACGCGGGAACGTATGTCGAGGGCTCGGGGATCCTCATCTATCACATCGACGACTCCAAGATCGAGGCGGGGATCCGCAGCAACACGGTGAACGCGGACGCGACCCGCAAGGGAGTCGATGTCGAGGAAGCGGACGGCGTCCAGGACCTCGACCAGCCGCCGAGCGCCTCCAACGCGGGGAGCCCGGACGATGTCTTCCGGGCGGGATGGCGGGACCGGTTCACGCCGGACACGAGCCCCTCGACCGCCGCGTACCCCGACGAGCGGACCGGGATCTCGGTGACCGGGATCAGCGCCGCCGACAGCGTGAT contains:
- a CDS encoding immune inhibitor A domain-containing protein — encoded protein: MRRLEHRPAPLSPVLLLTLIAAAVCAASPPVPGKKGPQAPHVVRSSRLEPEAPPPFRRAARAPSLGAATFQVLAIRVAFSDTPIESSTTYYERQLLFMGQYWNQVSDGQVVLQSTLHDSVFTLPRPMAYYGDDALFQERVVHLVRDAVQAADPTVDFRPVQSLILFHAGAGQEADIFDDSRGQIWSAFVTPDDFEAILPDTSGLGRIGIATNDTISPGVVRMIAEAVEVPERESQDTFSFGLQGVLVHEFGHQLGRLQGQISMPDLYDTDGDEGGSSQGVGAWCIMGGGVWNANGFVPSGPSAWTKLWLGFLAPQRIVADGPYSVSRLSGAVSAAPRALQIPITQSEYFLIENRDHDPDRNGTFSFDDVDGDGCFDYYQDSFAGAEYDFFLPAHLTPPDPDSCDAGTYVEGSGILIYHIDDSKIEAGIRSNTVNADATRKGVDVEEADGVQDLDQPPSASNAGSPDDVFRAGWRDRFTPDTSPSTAAYPDERTGISVTGISAADSVMTLTIVFDRNLAGWPKTLTGRIRSLPSVAADLDGDGTLEVVVPLQRLNNTGAIY